Genomic segment of Sebastes fasciatus isolate fSebFas1 chromosome 3, fSebFas1.pri, whole genome shotgun sequence:
GACAAACCCCCAACCTCCATGCAGTTTACATTCATGTTTGGATTCAGTCCAGCTGCACACACAAGAAAAATGAGATATATCAGTCAAGTCAAGTTTGGTGGCACAATCTGGCAGTCAAGTCAGTGGTGGAGGATTTCTATTTacaggaccaatatgtaatatatttactgtaataaatcataaattggcacacaaacacagccttctgcagccatggaagcaagccaacggactggatcaacagagataacgttaacgttagattctacccgacctgaaaagcctcgacacatctctctgtggtccgtgtgcagctgggttatcaaggcagcgactatttgagacacacagttGCTGAAGTGATTCTGACAactgctgctggccagaggctaacgCCGTGATGCTAACACACactaactgctatcagtcacactgGAGGAGCAGAcgggccacggctccaatgttttaAATTAGGATTGTAGTACCCATTTGAGAACGCTAGCTGTCAGTACtacatattattattctattattagaTTAAAAATCTAGTAAAACAgctcaaaacaaaaataatccaCATTAATACGTTGTCAGATGTCAAAATGGAACGCCCTAAATGTGAATCTGCATGTATTTCTCAAGGAAAAATGGCTATACACTgattatgtttttaattgggTGCGTTCAATGAATGAATTGTGGGTGGCCACACTGTATTGTATGAGTACAGAGGTTGCTACCTCAAGGGCTGCAGAGGAAAATTGCTATTGTCAACAAGTAAGCTACAtttagaaaacaacaacaaattcagATTCTTTTCAATTTGTGTTATCCCCATCCCAGACTCACAGAGAGGGTAGGTGCTGTAGGCGTTGGGCGAAGACGGCGGCTCTTTGGTGTGCAGTGTGTCGGATAGGCCCGGAGCCTGGTGTGGGCCTGTGTAGGGGTCCAGGGTTGATTTGCCGGAACCATGGCCTCCGGTGGGGCCACCGGGGGGATGCAGAccagcggaggaggaggaagaggaggaggaatgagAGGGAAGTTGCTGCTGCTTCATCAGCAGCGCTTGGTACAGCTGACGCTGGTGCTGCTGGATCTGCTGCTGCATGTTGGTGATTGTACGTGCAACCTGGGAGAGACGAGAAGCAGCGTCACAACAATGTGTCATAAACAGAACGTTTGAGTATGACGGGGGAGGAAAACAAGAAGATTATTCAAATTATGTGGTGGCAATTACAAGATGGATGGAAAAATAAGGAAAAGATAGAGAGGAAAATGGGGACAGGAAGCAGAGACAATCGAGGTTAGAAGGGAAAGGATGAGCAAataagaggatgaggaggtatTGGACAAAGTGGAAGGAGATATGGTATGGAAAGTGGAGAAAAACGGTGGGTGAAGCAAGCACTTGTTTACAAAAGCATCCCCTCTTTCAACAGACCCTATCTTGCAGCAGTCTGAGGATAATATAGAACAAAAgaaccaacatttttaaaaaggagaagaaaCTCTGACTTTTTGGCTCATGAGAAGTAACCTTTTCCCATGTCGTTATCTTAAAGCTTGAGTAACTTCTGTTGTAACAACACATGATCCTTTTCCTCTCTTTGCTGTTTTTGGTATCGTGAGAATAACAACATTTGTGTAATGATGCATTTGTTGACTCACTTGCTGCTCTTGTTGTCTAATGGGGCCGGAAACATTGCGTTGCGCCTGCATCATCTGCTGCTGGATTTGTAAACGCTGGTACGCCTGAATGAAGGGAATTAAAAGTACAACACGATGATTAAAAGATACAATAATAGAGGgagaaaaaatacaacaaagtaGGAGAGAGGGGTCAACCGTTTCAATTTTAGCTCTACTAATTCCAAGTGTTTTCAATAATACCATTCAAGTGTGCCTGGTTTCATCTCATTTCCATTTAGATAAAAGTCCACAACACACATTCTCTGCCTCGGACCTCTAAACACACGCTGAGCTGCTAATACAGATGGAAAAGAGGGACTCTGACTCACCATTTGCAGTTGCTGAAGTTGGTACAAGAGGGTCATTTGTTGAGGGTTTATTGGTGAGGTTAAAAGTGCAGGGTTCAGACCAATGTTTTTTGCTGCAAACTGCAAGAGCTGTGCTTGGACCTGGGGGGGAAGTATGGAAAAATGGGGAGACAGAAAGGAGAGATGACAAGTTAGTCATTGCAAATCACAACAACTGTCCAAAAGCAGCTTCTGGCAAGGTAAAGCTAGTCACTGCTACATTAATGCAAGgaggaaaagaagaggagaaagggtCTGCTAGAGGAATCTTGTAAAGCCAAGAGGTTGTAACAGGTGTAGTGTGGTTCCCAGAAAATAACTTGGTGGGGATGTTTTGTGCCAGCCTtcacaatatattttaattttaattttatgatGCTGAAATGATTCGATGATATACATCGGTTTTCGGCTTCTGGTCAAGCTTATAACTCAGATGGTGCATAAGTTAAATCGTGTTCCCCAGTTATGTGACAACCAGCAcaatttatatattaattatttaacctttatttaacctggCAAGCCCTTAAgaacaaattcttatttacaaAAGATCTACCCAGCCAACTTTTACGTGGTCTTGTGTGTTATGAACCAATATAGCtacatgttacacattaaatatgtacatgatcatgtgtgtgtatgtagctACCTGAGGGGAGAGAAACTGAGGCACTTGAGCACGTAGACTAGGCTGGGAGGAGCTGAGAGGTGGCACTGGTGGCtgaggaggctgctgctgctgttgctgctgttgctgctgttgctgctgctgctgctgctgctgctgctgctgctgctgctgctgctgctgctgcatggccCGGGTTTGTGCTGCTCCACTACTGCCAAACATTCCACTGGGTATCTATAAGCAGGAATCATAAaagtacaatgaaatgtcttcaAAAGCTCCACGTTTAAATCAAATAACTGAAGCCGTTTCTAAACTGAAGAGCTGAGCCACTGAAATGAGAAAAAATTTGTGTATTCTCCACCAAACGGTTACAGAATACCTCGACAGCAAGGTCAAGAGTAGACTTCCAACCGTCAAGTCTTCATGAATTTGATGTGTTCATTTAATACATGAATGAGCGCACTTGAATTTGATGAAAAAGAAAACTCAAAAGTGCACTCAAAAGCCCAGCATGGGTCGGTTATATTTCCCAGCCCACATAGCAATgtctaaaaacatttttcaaagcaTTTTCCTCCAAGGTCTAACCTCACACTACACCTTGTTCACTAAAGCAAAAAAGAATATGGAATTGTAactattttatctattttaccGTTTATCAAATGGCCCAAAACATTTAGCCTGTAAAAGGCAGCTTCATCCACATTTCCAATTCTATATCGTTAAAGAGGTCTTTCTATTCAGTGCATGCTGCTTACACTGCCTTTGTTTGGGCTTCAAGGACAAACTGTAGTTTTTCTGGGCCATGACTGCCTCTAGGGGTGATATTTGATAGAGCATAAACTATCTGATTTCAATGGCCACTTCAGGCAAGGTCATACAAACATAAGTGAGCAATATAGAGGTGGAGATTTGGGAGATCATATGGGTAGAGAGCTGTgagtaaaacaaattaaatgtatCAGATGTTGCCATCACTGCATCAAATCCTGCACGAGCCATTACCTTTTAGAATGATGGTTTTGCATTTGCAGTGTGATAAACACAGACTGTTGATCAAAATGTTTTGCACTGACTAAGGTTTGGTTGCACAATCTGTCAGCATATTCCCCTGTTAATAAAGCAGCTGTTCAAATGTACTGAAGTCctcaaatgtttacattttttgtcttaaattgtGGACCACAAATGATGCGTATCACTGTTGCTGGTGCAAATTTGggcattttgcatttttctgcTATCAATTTTGAAAATATAAACTCTGTTTTTTCACTATACATTAAAAGAGAGATGAAATAACCACTAAAAATAATATTGCTGTTTTATATATTATCACAAAATCCCCACAATCTCAACAATGTTTTATGCACATACTTTACAAAAGTAGTTTTCActcaggtgtttctgttatttttcccAACTGAATTTCAGTTCTGCGACAGTGTGTAGTATAACTTTTGTGTGCTCAATTTGTTACCTGTTGTCTGTTGTTCAAGTTTTGCATGGCCAGCCCCGGGTTGCCCTGTCCCAGACCCTGCCCAGGAAGGCTACTGTTGGCCAGGGGGAGCTTCAGGCTGGGGGAAGGCAGAAACGGTGATGGGGGGGCATCATCTGACAGAACACCATCCTGGACCAAAAATAAATGGAATAAACAGATGAATAAAAGCAGAATAAAGCATTAATCATTACAAACATGAATGATTAAGTGAGTGAAGATTAGATTAAAATGTGTACTGACAGGAATGATGAGATAATGAAAGTCATAACAATCTTTTAACCTTTGTTTGTAGCACGTCAAAATACTtacaaagtaaaaataaaaaaggcaaaTGCCCCAAAAGATTAAAAGCAAAAGTACCACGATGCATTTATGTTGTATTTTTCTACACTCATCATTTCCAACAGATGTTTGGAAAAAGTCTCATGTGCTGCTCAGTTGTCTGACCTTGTCAAGAAAGGAGTTGCGGTCGGAGGGGTCTTTGGAGAGTGCAGAGGGCCGACACACCATGGGCTTGTTCATGCCGTTGCTGTAATCAGACATGCCCATGCCCCGCTTGTCCAGGTCCGTCTTCTTCTCCAACAGGGCGCCTGGGAGCAGAAAGGAGGAAGGTcgatttattatattataagacTAAACAAAGAAATATACTCTGTCACAAAATGCAATGatcattttgtagtttttatgtatttgatCTACAGTAATGTCATTTAGATGTCCTTTTTTAAAAGGTCATTTTTATATCTGTATACACTTTGCTTATGCTGGTATTTGACAGAATTTACTGAGATTAAATACTGCACTAACTAAGGGTAATATTCCCTGTTGAATTGAAGTGAAAATGTGGCAAAAGAATTTAATTCCGATCTTAATTCCTTGAATGTAAGACAGCTACATATTTGCAATAAGTAAAACTATCTCATATTAGcatatacaaaacacacacatatacaaaaacatgttgtgaactTACTCATGGCCTGGTCAAGGTTCATGTTGTTGCTCTTCAAAGCCTCCTCAGCAGGGTCTCTCTGTAACACATGGACAACATAAGCCCGTCACTGACCATGGCTTAATTGCAGGatgtttaacagttttcttGAGTGGCTGTATTTATCATTGGATGGTTTATTTCAACCCCTTAATTGATTGTGTTTGTTCTCATGAGTTTCTACACTACACAGCAGGGGAtcatgtatttaatttaaaaaatgtagaacTTTGAAAAGCTGGCACATTTTTGGCCTACTTGGGTTAAAAAACTTAAAAGAAAGTCGGTTCAGTGCTATGTTTCAGTGTGAGAACTTACCGGAAAGCCCATGTCAGTGAGCTGTTTGATGAGACGGTTCATGATCCAAGCTTCATCTGGCTTGCCCATCTTCCCCTAACAACACACaagcaaaaatattaaattatcaTTTAAATGACAATAATCCCCACCATTTAACATCTGCCAGTATATTTATGTCAAGCGTCAGGTGTGTTCTCTGACCTTGCTCGGGCCCTTCTTGGGTCCATTGCCCCAAGAGTTGCAAGAAGAGCTGCTCTCCTGGGAGGTGGGGCTGTTCCACATGTCCCCATCCTCAGTGTCCCATTGGTTGGTAGACATgcccatctcctctcctccatttccccAGCCATCTTGCATAGGTTTGGGGCCTGAGAAAGCGATgacataacaaaaataaacattaggTTGTGTTTTAGTATCTGTGACGCATCCTTCATGCCACACAAGCCATTTCAGAGGGTGAGAAGCAGGTAGTTTTCAACCTGACCACTTGGTGCCACTGTTGCCATTTAACATGCTGCATTTGTTTCCCCCCTACACCTCCCTCTGCCATTTCCAACATTTCAAACCAACAGCACAAATAACCAAGACCTACTGAGGCGTGGAATTGCTTTAATCCCAGCAACACTCCAGTAGCACTGACAAAAACCTTCAGAATTGGCACAAATGATAAAGGTCTGAAGaaacttcctgtttttgttcCCTTAAATTAAGTGTGGTAGTGCACACATACTAGGAGTTACCATCAATCTGTATTTTACAAAAGGTGTGGCACCACTGGAATCGACCCAAATCTCAAATCCCATAACAATGTGTGGTATTGTCTAGATTGTGTGGATCTGTCTTGTACACCAGCTCATCTGAAAGTATGTAATATATCTAATCTGTTCTGTGTCACAGTTTGCTGTGGTAATGAGTTTAATCAATAACAGATGGTACCATAGTCCTTCGTCCCCACATCCCCATGTTTGACATAATGCACGACTGTAAATATAGTTCATCTAAGGGTGTTACCTGGCTTGCAGGGTGCAGAACCTGTGGGTCCGTTGGCCCTGCCATAGGGTCCAGAGGGCTCGTGGCCACCGTGGCCACCGTGACCGCTTTGGCCACCGTGGCCACCGTGACCACCATGGCCACCGTGACCACCATGGCCACCGTCTCCCGCCCATGTTCCTACTCCCCCTGTGGGCTTGCCCCAGGCAGAGGTGCCATTGTCCACAGATGCTGTTGGAGCTGCTGGCTCTCCCCAAGGAGGCTCCGACTTGGGTTGAGCACTTGGAAGCTCTCCCCAACCTGGAAGAAAGAGGTGAATTAGAAGAGTTTACATTTAAGACGTCTGAAAACACCTTGTAATCTGCAGTGTACTCGTGCACAAGTCAGATCTTTAACACTCTTTTACCAAAAACTATATTATGATAAACCAAGCAACTGAAAACCACAGCACTGTAGAGGCATGTTATTAAGAGAATCGAACAGTAAGCTTTTCAGTTGAGATAGTGCCATGCAGTCTATATATAGTCGCCTTTCAGCCAGCCCTATACTAACAGCAACAGGCCCTTGACCAGCTCAGTCTGGCTCGTcgggtggtgtgtttgtatgatTATGTAGGAGGAGACAGCTGAAAGTAGCAGCTCAGGCCAGCCGGTGCAAGCTCTTACACTACATCTTCTCCTCCATCTATACTGGCTTCAGCAGAGATGGGTGATTGGGTATAACTGTGATCAGCACAAGTACGTTTAAAGGTGGCCACTGTGCTTTTTTGGTAGCTGCAGTGCAGATGGTAAACAGCAGGGGGCAATGGTCTCATTCACAATcaaaaggagaggagaatgTTAGGCATTAAAGCTGTGCCATGTCTATATGCATGGCCTTTGTCTCCACAAAGACTTATTTGAACTGGCTGCAGAGGGAACTTAAGCTTGCTGCACAGACTCTTAATTATATATGCATGACCATGAAGAGGCCTTAAATTCCTCCGAGACTATCTGCTTAATAATCACTGTGAGTGAATTACTTTAAGGAATAACCTGTAAATGGAATAACCATTGTTGGCAACAATGCTTTTTATTAGTAATTTAGTCACTTTGTGTGTCAATGAgtgaaaacaactttatttaaacTTTGTCTCTCCCCATATTTCATTCTGCTCATAATCAAGACCGACTGTAAAGCTTAATACCATTCACGAAAACATACTTATGCTGTCAGATAAGAACTTTGGATCACTAAAACATCAGGTTTAAATCTGCTTGATACAAACATactgcatttttaaacattCCTGTGTCCTTTGCATTGGTAAGAGATTATTaactttttcaacattttcagaATATCAAACATTACTTTAATttctagtagggctgtcaatcgtttaaaatatttaatcgctattaatcacatggttgtccatagttacacgattaatcgcaaattaatcaaatttttttatctgttcaaaatgtgccttaaagggagtaaagtatttattgctcttatcaacatggtagttggcaagtatgcctgctttctgcaaatgtatgtatatatttattattggaaatcaattaacagcacaatacaatgacaaatattgtccagaaaccctcacaggtactgcatttagcataaacaaatatgctcaaatcataacatggcaaactgaagctcaacaggcaacaacagctgtcagtgtgtcagtgtgctgacttgactatgacttgccccaaatcgcatgtgattatcataaagtgggcatgtctgtaaaggggagactcgtgggtacccatagaacccatttttattcacatatcttgaggtcagaggtcaaaggacccctttgaaaatggccatgccagattttcctcaccaaaatttaaagtttggagcgttatttatcctccttctcgATAAGCTAGGATgacagtatctttactctagctttaaaactgagcttgttacaacataaaaattgcaaaacaaatttgcgctaacgcgttattattgcgttcaCTTTGACAACCCTGATTTCAAGTAATATACAAATTTGAGATTTTTAACACAACAGCACAACCATGATGTGTTACCTGGGTTGGCGTGGGGGGGTCTGCCCTGGGGGCCCGCACCTGGATGTGGGGCGCCATTGTTGGATGACCCATTGTTGTTTCCATGGTGTTGCAGGTGAGTTGGGGGCTGGCCATGATGGGGATGGTGGTGCATGTGGTGAGTGTGATGGTGATTGTTGTTGCCGGGGCCGACAGAgtgattgttgttgttattgttgggGATATTCGCTCCGCCATTCTTACTGGGCGGTGGGCCGCTGTTGCCTGGGTTATTATTGGGATTGTTGCGATCCCACAAGTTGACAGTCTTGTTGTAGGTGCCGGGATCGCCCCAGGTGGACGTTCCATCGTCAATCTCCATCTTCCTGcggatggagggaggggagggctCTTCCCAGCCCGTGGGATCCATGCCCTGGTCCTGTTTGCTGCCATTGCCCCAGTTTGATGAATTCTGCTTCACAGTACCAGGACCACCCCATTGACCCATGCTGCCACCTCCTCCGCTgccagtgctgctgctgctgctgctttcctgGGGCTTGGAAGAACCCCAGCCTCCCTGCACAGGGCCATTGGTACGTGGGGTCTCCCCCCAGCTGCTATTATTCACAGAAGGAGCGGGCTTACTCCAGCCTCCTCCTCTATTTCCTGCCCTGGGGCTATCCTTCCATCCACCACTTCCTCCATTACCTCCTTCTCCTTCCCACATGCTGCTGGAGGATCCATTCTTCTTGACCTCCGCCTCTCCCCACTCCCCTGTGCTGGTGCCGTTGGAGCCCCCATTACTGTTGCTCCATCCATGGGAGCTTTTGGGGCCCTCTCCCCAGTTAGTGGGCTGACTTTTTGTCATGCCATCGTCCCAACTGGGTGACTTGTCCTCAGAAGCCCAGGATGGTGTGCCTCCATTTCTAGGACCATTGGTAGGCTGAGGTTCACCCCAGCCACTGCTAGTGCCATTCGGCGCTTTGCTGTGTGACTGTTGGGGCTCTCCCCATCCTGATCCAGTCTGGATAGGCTGAGGTGGAGGGGCTCTCCAGCCAGAGGATGATGATCCTTCACTGTCATTTTTGTCTCCAGACCCAGGCCTCTGACTGGGGCCAATTTTCGGGTTGATGGTACCTCCATTGATGGATGAGGGTCCACCATTAGAACTGGAGCTTCCTATGGTGTCTGGGCTGCTTTTGCTCTTCCCAGCCTTAGCGTTGGCTTCTTCCATCTCCCATACAGTGTGCTGTCGGATCGGGGTCTGTCCCCAACCCGTGTTACTCAGCACCCTAGGATCGAGGTCCTGCCGGGGTAGCAGAGGGGTACAATCTGTGCCGGAggacctgtctctgtggtcagATTGATTTTCGCTGCTCTCCCCACTACCCTCACTTGCCGGGGTTGGTCTTTGCTGCTGGCCCCATGAGCTATGTTGCTGCTCTTGGCCTGAACCAGAACTACCAGCGTCTACCGAGTCCCAGCCTTTAGATGCCTCTCCGCCACCAGAGGATTTCCCCCAGTCACCCCAGCCACCACTTCCACTACTCCCACCTCCACTGCCTTGGCGGCCCCAGGCAGAATGGCCTCCAGAGGGAGATGATTCCCAGCCTGAGTCCTTGGGAGAGTCAGCTGCCTTGGTTTCACCACTACCCCATACAGAGCTGCCTGTTGTGTCTCCATTGAGCTGGGATGATTCGGTGGGTGACTGGCCTCCCCAGCCAGTTATTCCATGGATAGGGCTCATAGGCTCCTgagcttgctgctgctgcttagtgTGGTTTGGTCCATCAGAGTTAAGGTTAGAAGGTTCCATTTTGAAGGACAAGCTTGTGTTGGTTGAAGGGTGCTGTTGATCATTTTCGTTACCACTTATCATGCCACCCCAACTTCCCCCGCCATTATCTGCACCTCCCAGGCTCCCATTTCCCATGTTTCCATTGCCATTAATACCTGGTGGGAGGGACGGGGAGTTTGACACCGCATTGGGGCCAATACCACAACCTCCACCACTCTCATGGCCCAGAACAGGCCAGGCTGATGGGTTGGCATTGGGATTGAGGTTCAAGTTAAAATTGGGAGACCCCCAGTTATTTGGCGCTCCTACTCTGCCGCCATTCATACCATCTTGTTTCCCATCTGAGCCCCAGCCTCTATTACCGCATGTGTTGGCTGACCCAGGTCCCGTCATCATGTTATTGTTAGCTTTAAGAGAGGGGTAGTGGGCCTGCTGGCCTGCGGCACCTGTGGCCATACTcataaaactactactacagGTGGTAGTGACAGCACTGGTGTCTGCGTTAGAGCTAGCTGAGCCCAAGGGGCATTCTGGTGCTGCGGGGTGGCTGGGGTCACTATTGTGGCTGATGGATGGCCAAGCTTCTGTGTCACTTCCGTCAATAATCACTTTGTCCCAGCTGTTGGCACTGGAGGAGCTGTCAACTGGCAAAGAGGCTCCCCAATGAAAGGTCTCATACTGGGCAACAGAGCCACTCTGGAGGGATATGTctaaagaaagagggagagagagaagagaggttTAGACAAAGTGAAACAACAAAAGAAGCAGTGGACATGATGAATCAGtcagagagaaacaaaagaaGATTTCAGTAACAGAAGATGCAGAAATGCAAGAAATAAAGAAGAGATGGAGAAACAGGAGCGGAGacaaaggttaaaaaaagagaaaacaaaagggaGGATAAAGAGGGATggggtgaggaaaaaaaatatacattaggTTAGACTAAGGAACATCATGTAATACAGCCCGTGTAAGTCCCCTGGACCGATTTTTATCTTCTTGGTTGGTTAATGCTAGCTATCAAGAATCCTTGGCAGGAGATGGTCACACTTGCTCGTTCCACAATCCAACACATAATCAGAATGCACAGTCAAGCGTGCTACATGTCATATCAGCTATGACATATCCATAAATTCTTGCCCTTGTGCAGTCGGCCAAACAGAAACAGGGAGATGGAGCCCTCACTTTCTTTCCTTTATCCATCCTTCTTTTCTCCTCACTTATAACTTCCTTTTCCACTTTCGTTTCtgactcctctcctcttcccttgcGGTCTTATTTTACCCTTTACTTCCTTCTCACTATCAAGCTTCCCTTATCTATTAttacctcctcctcccccttttctctctctgtccatgTCTCCTCTCTCACTTTCTGCCCCCATCTCTTTCCTCACCCTTTaattcctccccctctcccctctgctctcctcta
This window contains:
- the tnrc6c2 gene encoding trinucleotide repeat-containing gene 6C protein isoform X2, whose protein sequence is MEEKKKKKQEEKTKTDVAQKKTADQKPKVPEPAPTKPSPGPPHHLHPASPTLPLSSSSSSGNGKRVSSSSQLPTQTPPQQQCQLSSASARYPPREVPPRFRQQEHKQLLKRGQPLPAGALSALTLSCSSSSSSSPSSSYASSSTTTSSTSLNSATSTASKRHSDISLQSGSVAQYETFHWGASLPVDSSSSANSWDKVIIDGSDTEAWPSISHNSDPSHPAAPECPLGSASSNADTSAVTTTCSSSFMSMATGAAGQQAHYPSLKANNNMMTGPGSANTCGNRGWGSDGKQDGMNGGRVGAPNNWGSPNFNLNLNPNANPSAWPVLGHESGGGCGIGPNAVSNSPSLPPGINGNGNMGNGSLGGADNGGGSWGGMISGNENDQQHPSTNTSLSFKMEPSNLNSDGPNHTKQQQQAQEPMSPIHGITGWGGQSPTESSQLNGDTTGSSVWGSGETKAADSPKDSGWESSPSGGHSAWGRQGSGGGSSGSGGWGDWGKSSGGGEASKGWDSVDAGSSGSGQEQQHSSWGQQQRPTPASEGSGESSENQSDHRDRSSGTDCTPLLPRQDLDPRVLSNTGWGQTPIRQHTVWEMEEANAKAGKSKSSPDTIGSSSSNGGPSSINGGTINPKIGPSQRPGSGDKNDSEGSSSSGWRAPPPQPIQTGSGWGEPQQSHSKAPNGTSSGWGEPQPTNGPRNGGTPSWASEDKSPSWDDGMTKSQPTNWGEGPKSSHGWSNSNGGSNGTSTGEWGEAEVKKNGSSSSMWEGEGGNGGSGGWKDSPRAGNRGGGWSKPAPSVNNSSWGETPRTNGPVQGGWGSSKPQESSSSSSTGSGGGGSMGQWGGPGTVKQNSSNWGNGSKQDQGMDPTGWEEPSPPSIRRKMEIDDGTSTWGDPGTYNKTVNLWDRNNPNNNPGNSGPPPSKNGGANIPNNNNNNHSVGPGNNNHHHTHHMHHHPHHGQPPTHLQHHGNNNGSSNNGAPHPGAGPQGRPPHANPGWGELPSAQPKSEPPWGEPAAPTASVDNGTSAWGKPTGGVGTWAGDGGHGGHGGHGGHGGHGGQSGHGGHGGHEPSGPYGRANGPTGSAPCKPGPKPMQDGWGNGGEEMGMSTNQWDTEDGDMWNSPTSQESSSSCNSWGNGPKKGPSKGKMGKPDEAWIMNRLIKQLTDMGFPRDPAEEALKSNNMNLDQAMSALLEKKTDLDKRGMGMSDYSNGMNKPMVCRPSALSKDPSDRNSFLDKDGVLSDDAPPSPFLPSPSLKLPLANSSLPGQGLGQGNPGLAMQNLNNRQQIPSGMFGSSGAAQTRAMQQQQQQQQQQQQQQQQQQQQQQQQQQQQPPQPPVPPLSSSQPSLRAQVPQFLSPQVQAQLLQFAAKNIGLNPALLTSPINPQQMTLLYQLQQLQMAYQRLQIQQQMMQAQRNVSGPIRQQEQQVARTITNMQQQIQQHQRQLYQALLMKQQQLPSHSSSSSSSSAGLHPPGGPTGGHGSGKSTLDPYTGPHQAPGLSDTLHTKEPPSSPNAYSTYPLSGLNPNMNVNCMEVGGLSLKEPPQPQSRLSQWTHSNSMDSLSGNSSNMENNLNKHGAISAASNLGPPGKPPHLEDSYSPYNLMSSSESPTSPMVSQDSWGQGKSPNEKISNGTNINWPPEFCPGVPWKGLQNIDPENDPNMTPGSVPSGPTINTNIHDVNRYLLRDRNGATSPAPPLQNGSLPPTSSDWPVSGYSSSFSLSSSDGDSSGKLSDMKSTWSPGPISQSQASLSHELWKVPQQRSNVAPSRPPPGLTNNKPSSTWGGNSLGLAQGWSGSYTSEGTTWSTDSSNRTSSWLVLRNLTPQIDGSTLRTLCMQHGPLITFHLNLTQGNAVVRYSSKDEAAKAQKSLHMCVLGNTTILAEFAGEEEVNRFFAQGQSLGANTTSWQANQGSNQNRMGGAAQSHSHSLGQWSSGGGGGKPSGGDLLWGGVPQYSSLWGPPSGEDARVIGSPTPINTLLPGDLLSGESM
- the tnrc6c2 gene encoding trinucleotide repeat-containing gene 6C protein isoform X4, with translation MEEKKKKKQEEKTKTDVAQKKTADQKPKDISLQSGSVAQYETFHWGASLPVDSSSSANSWDKVIIDGSDTEAWPSISHNSDPSHPAAPECPLGSASSNADTSAVTTTCSSSFMSMATGAAGQQAHYPSLKANNNMMTGPGSANTCGNRGWGSDGKQDGMNGGRVGAPNNWGSPNFNLNLNPNANPSAWPVLGHESGGGCGIGPNAVSNSPSLPPGINGNGNMGNGSLGGADNGGGSWGGMISGNENDQQHPSTNTSLSFKMEPSNLNSDGPNHTKQQQQAQEPMSPIHGITGWGGQSPTESSQLNGDTTGSSVWGSGETKAADSPKDSGWESSPSGGHSAWGRQGSGGGSSGSGGWGDWGKSSGGGEASKGWDSVDAGSSGSGQEQQHSSWGQQQRPTPASEGSGESSENQSDHRDRSSGTDCTPLLPRQDLDPRVLSNTGWGQTPIRQHTVWEMEEANAKAGKSKSSPDTIGSSSSNGGPSSINGGTINPKIGPSQRPGSGDKNDSEGSSSSGWRAPPPQPIQTGSGWGEPQQSHSKAPNGTSSGWGEPQPTNGPRNGGTPSWASEDKSPSWDDGMTKSQPTNWGEGPKSSHGWSNSNGGSNGTSTGEWGEAEVKKNGSSSSMWEGEGGNGGSGGWKDSPRAGNRGGGWSKPAPSVNNSSWGETPRTNGPVQGGWGSSKPQESSSSSSTGSGGGGSMGQWGGPGTVKQNSSNWGNGSKQDQGMDPTGWEEPSPPSIRRKMEIDDGTSTWGDPGTYNKTVNLWDRNNPNNNPGNSGPPPSKNGGANIPNNNNNNHSVGPGNNNHHHTHHMHHHPHHGQPPTHLQHHGNNNGSSNNGAPHPGAGPQGRPPHANPGWGELPSAQPKSEPPWGEPAAPTASVDNGTSAWGKPTGGVGTWAGDGGHGGHGGHGGHGGHGGQSGHGGHGGHEPSGPYGRANGPTGSAPCKPGPKPMQDGWGNGGEEMGMSTNQWDTEDGDMWNSPTSQESSSSCNSWGNGPKKGPSKGKMGKPDEAWIMNRLIKQLTDMGFPRDPAEEALKSNNMNLDQAMSALLEKKTDLDKRGMGMSDYSNGMNKPMVCRPSALSKDPSDRNSFLDKDGVLSDDAPPSPFLPSPSLKLPLANSSLPGQGLGQGNPGLAMQNLNNRQQIPSGMFGSSGAAQTRAMQQQQQQQQQQQQQQQQQQQQQQQQQQQQPPQPPVPPLSSSQPSLRAQVPQFLSPQVQAQLLQFAAKNIGLNPALLTSPINPQQMTLLYQLQQLQMAYQRLQIQQQMMQAQRNVSGPIRQQEQQVARTITNMQQQIQQHQRQLYQALLMKQQQLPSHSSSSSSSSAGLHPPGGPTGGHGSGKSTLDPYTGPHQAPGLSDTLHTKEPPSSPNAYSTYPLSGLNPNMNVNCMEVGGLSLKEPPQPQSRLSQWTHSNSMDSLSGNSSNMENNLNKHGAISAASNLGPPGKPPHLEDSYSPYNLMSSSESPTSPMVSQDSWGQGKSPNEKISNGTNINWPPEFCPGVPWKGLQNIDPENDPNMTPGSVPSGPTINTNIHDVNRYLLRDRNGATSPAPPLQNGSLPPTSSDWPVSGYSSSFSLSSSDGDSSGKLSDMKSTWSPGPISQSQASLSHELWKVPQQRSNVAPSRPPPGLTNNKPSSTWGGNSLGLAQGWSGSYTSEGTTWSTDSSNRTSSWLVLRNLTPQIDGSTLRTLCMQHGPLITFHLNLTQGNAVVRYSSKDEAAKAQKSLHMCVLGNTTILAEFAGEEEVNRFFAQGQSLGANTTSWQANQGSNQNRMGGAAQSHSHSLGQWSSGGGGGKPSGGDLLWGGVPQYSSLWGPPSGEDARVIGSPTPINTLLPGDLLSGESM